The Chlorocebus sabaeus isolate Y175 chromosome 6, mChlSab1.0.hap1, whole genome shotgun sequence genome has a segment encoding these proteins:
- the CD37 gene encoding leukocyte antigen CD37 isoform X1 — protein MSAQESCLSLIKYFLFVFNLFFFVLGSLIFCFGIWILIDKTSFVSFVGLAFVPLQIWSKVLAISGVFTMGLALLGCVGALKELRCLLGLYFGMLLLLFATQITLGILISTQRAQLERSLQDIVEKTIQKYRTNPEETAAEESWDYVQFQLRCCGWHSPQDWFQVLTLRGNGSEAHRVPCSCYNLSATNDSTILDKVILPQLSRLGQLARSRHSTDICAVPANSHIYREGCARSLQKWLHNNLISIVGICLGVGLLELGFMTLSIFLCRNLDHVYNRLARYR, from the exons ATGTCGGCCCAGGagagctgcctcagcctcatcaAATACTTCCTCTTCGTTTTCAACCTCTTCTTCTTC GTCCTGGGCAGCCTGATCTTCTGCTTCGGCATCTGGATCCTCATCGACAAGACCAGCTTCGTGTCCTTTGTGG GCTTGGCCTTCGTGCCCCTGCAGATCTGGTCCAAAGTCCTGGCCATCTCTGGAGTCTTCACCATGGGCCTCGCCCTCCTGGGTTGTGTGGGGGCCCTCAAGGAGCTCCGCTGCCTCCTGGGCCTG TATTTTGGGATGCTGCTGCTCCTGTTTGCCACGCAGATAACCCTGGGAATCCTCATCTCCACTCAACGGGCCCAG CTGGAGCGAAGCTTGCAGGACATCGTAGAGAAAACCATCCAAAAGTACCGCACCAACCCCGAGGAGACCGCGGCCGAGGAGAGCTGGGACTATGTGCAGTTCCAG CTGCGCTGTTGCGGCTGGCACTCCCCGCAGGACTGGTTCCAGGTCCTCACCCTGAGAGGTAACGGGTCGGAGGCGCACCGCGTGCCCTGCTCCTGCTACAACTTGTCAGCGACCAACGACTCCACAATCCTGGATAAGGTGATCTTGCCCCAGCTCAGCAGGCTTGGACAGCTGGCGCGGTCCAGACACAGTACAGACATCTGCGCGGTCCCTGCAAACAGCCACATCTACCGCGAG GGCTGCGCGCGAAGCCTCCAGAAGTGGCTGCACAACAACCTTATTTCCATAGTGGGCATTTGCCTGGGCGTCGGCCTACTCGAG CTCGGGTTCATGACGCTCTCGATATTCCTGTGCAGAAACCTGGACCACGTCTACAACCGGCTCGCTCGATACCGCTAG
- the CD37 gene encoding leukocyte antigen CD37 isoform X2, whose product MGLALLGCVGALKELRCLLGLYFGMLLLLFATQITLGILISTQRAQLERSLQDIVEKTIQKYRTNPEETAAEESWDYVQFQLRCCGWHSPQDWFQVLTLRGNGSEAHRVPCSCYNLSATNDSTILDKVILPQLSRLGQLARSRHSTDICAVPANSHIYREGCARSLQKWLHNNLISIVGICLGVGLLELGFMTLSIFLCRNLDHVYNRLARYR is encoded by the exons ATGGGCCTCGCCCTCCTGGGTTGTGTGGGGGCCCTCAAGGAGCTCCGCTGCCTCCTGGGCCTG TATTTTGGGATGCTGCTGCTCCTGTTTGCCACGCAGATAACCCTGGGAATCCTCATCTCCACTCAACGGGCCCAG CTGGAGCGAAGCTTGCAGGACATCGTAGAGAAAACCATCCAAAAGTACCGCACCAACCCCGAGGAGACCGCGGCCGAGGAGAGCTGGGACTATGTGCAGTTCCAG CTGCGCTGTTGCGGCTGGCACTCCCCGCAGGACTGGTTCCAGGTCCTCACCCTGAGAGGTAACGGGTCGGAGGCGCACCGCGTGCCCTGCTCCTGCTACAACTTGTCAGCGACCAACGACTCCACAATCCTGGATAAGGTGATCTTGCCCCAGCTCAGCAGGCTTGGACAGCTGGCGCGGTCCAGACACAGTACAGACATCTGCGCGGTCCCTGCAAACAGCCACATCTACCGCGAG GGCTGCGCGCGAAGCCTCCAGAAGTGGCTGCACAACAACCTTATTTCCATAGTGGGCATTTGCCTGGGCGTCGGCCTACTCGAG CTCGGGTTCATGACGCTCTCGATATTCCTGTGCAGAAACCTGGACCACGTCTACAACCGGCTCGCTCGATACCGCTAG